One Ignavibacterium sp. DNA segment encodes these proteins:
- a CDS encoding DUF1460 domain-containing protein: MKIFLILISFIFISSDIQSQVFSENDIKIFNSKISLADENELGKKPINEIIAEIGKSFIGTEYVAHTLEKDGDEQLVINFSELDCTTFLETTLTLARCIEKGKTKLQDYQNELTFVRYRDGKIDKYPSRLHYFSDWIFNNQQKNIVKDVTKEIGGKQIKFDLSFMTENPEYYKQLEENPDFIPVIRKQEIDINKRNYYYIPKTKVESVENKIKTGDLIAITSSVKGLDINHVGIAVKMDDGKIHFLHAPLVGAKVQITPETLHDYLQKIKKHTGIIVLRAIN; encoded by the coding sequence ATGAAAATATTTTTGATTTTGATTTCTTTTATTTTTATTTCATCGGATATCCAGTCCCAGGTATTTTCTGAAAACGATATAAAAATATTTAACAGTAAAATTTCTCTTGCTGATGAAAATGAACTTGGCAAAAAACCAATTAATGAAATAATAGCAGAAATCGGTAAAAGTTTTATAGGAACAGAATATGTTGCCCATACTCTTGAAAAAGATGGCGATGAACAACTGGTAATTAATTTTTCAGAACTTGACTGCACTACTTTTTTAGAAACTACATTAACGCTTGCACGCTGTATTGAAAAGGGTAAAACCAAACTGCAGGATTATCAGAACGAATTAACTTTTGTCAGATACCGGGATGGAAAAATTGATAAATATCCTTCCCGTTTACATTACTTTTCAGATTGGATTTTTAATAATCAACAAAAAAACATTGTAAAAGATGTAACAAAAGAAATCGGCGGTAAACAGATAAAGTTTGATCTGAGTTTTATGACAGAGAATCCTGAATACTATAAACAACTGGAAGAGAACCCTGATTTTATACCAGTTATACGTAAACAGGAAATAGATATAAATAAAAGAAATTATTATTACATCCCAAAAACAAAAGTTGAATCTGTAGAAAATAAAATTAAGACAGGCGACTTAATTGCTATCACCTCTTCTGTAAAAGGATTGGATATTAACCATGTTGGTATTGCAGTTAAAATGGATGATGGTAAAATTCATTTTTTGCATGCTCCTTTAGTTGGTGCTAAAGTTCAGATTACTCCTGAAACTTTACACGATTACTTACAGAAAATTAAAAAGCATACAGGTATTATTGTTCTACGGGCAATAAACTAA